The Mycobacterium seoulense genome has a window encoding:
- a CDS encoding beta-ketoacyl-ACP synthase III: MKQIAATSGPTNIGLLSVGAYRPERVVTNDEICENIESSDEWIFSRTGIKTRRFAARDESAASMATEAGREAIAKAGLTPSDIDCVIVATSTHFLQTPACAPAVAAALGATGVPAFDVSAGCAGFGYALGVAADMIRGGTAAKVLVLGSEKLSPTVDMQDRTNCFIFADGAAGVVVGETPDQGIGPTVWGSDGEQALAIRQDIDWIDYMDAPTGPRPFLRLEGSAVFRWAAFEMGKVGRQAMDAAGVRPDEIDVFVPHQANSRINEVLAKGLELRPDAVVANDIEHTGNTSAASIPLAMAELLATGASKPGDLALLIGYGAGLSYAAQVVRMPNF; encoded by the coding sequence ATGAAACAGATCGCCGCGACCAGTGGGCCGACGAACATCGGATTGCTCAGCGTCGGGGCGTACCGCCCCGAACGCGTGGTCACCAACGACGAGATATGCGAGAACATCGAGTCCTCCGACGAGTGGATCTTCTCGCGGACCGGGATCAAGACCCGCCGATTCGCCGCCCGCGACGAGTCCGCGGCGTCGATGGCCACCGAGGCGGGGCGAGAGGCGATCGCCAAGGCCGGGCTGACGCCGTCGGACATCGACTGCGTGATCGTCGCGACCAGCACGCATTTCCTGCAGACCCCGGCCTGCGCCCCGGCGGTCGCCGCGGCGCTGGGCGCCACCGGCGTGCCCGCGTTCGACGTCTCGGCGGGCTGCGCGGGCTTCGGCTACGCGCTCGGTGTCGCGGCCGACATGATCCGCGGCGGGACCGCCGCCAAGGTGCTGGTGCTCGGGTCGGAGAAGCTGTCCCCCACGGTGGACATGCAGGACCGCACCAACTGCTTCATCTTCGCCGACGGCGCGGCGGGGGTGGTGGTGGGCGAGACACCCGATCAGGGCATCGGCCCGACCGTCTGGGGCAGTGACGGCGAACAGGCTTTGGCGATACGCCAGGACATCGACTGGATCGACTACATGGACGCCCCCACCGGCCCGCGCCCGTTCCTGCGGCTGGAGGGCAGCGCGGTGTTCCGGTGGGCGGCGTTCGAGATGGGCAAGGTCGGCCGGCAGGCGATGGACGCGGCGGGCGTCAGGCCCGACGAGATCGACGTGTTCGTGCCGCACCAGGCCAACAGCCGCATCAACGAGGTCCTGGCCAAGGGCCTGGAGTTGCGCCCGGACGCCGTCGTCGCCAACGACATCGAGCACACCGGGAACACCTCGGCCGCCTCCATTCCATTGGCGATGGCCGAACTGCTGGCCACCGGCGCGTCCAAGCCGGGCGACCTGGCCCTGCTGATCGGGTACGGCGCGGGCCTCAGTTACGCCGCGCAGGTCGTGCGGATGCCCAACTTCTGA
- a CDS encoding DUF4229 domain-containing protein: MDEGPARARHRAVVDVSLYAAARLLLAVALAAAIYGVARLLGVSEFPIAVAALFALIIAMPLGIWLFGPLRRRATASLAVAGERRRRDRDQLRARLHGEPPPDEPGDGA; this comes from the coding sequence GTGGACGAGGGCCCGGCCCGGGCCCGCCATCGGGCGGTCGTCGACGTTTCGCTCTACGCGGCCGCGCGGTTGCTGCTCGCGGTGGCGCTGGCGGCCGCGATCTACGGGGTGGCGCGCCTGCTCGGGGTCAGCGAGTTCCCGATCGCGGTCGCCGCGTTGTTCGCCCTGATCATCGCGATGCCCCTGGGCATCTGGCTGTTCGGCCCGCTGCGCCGGCGCGCCACCGCGTCGCTGGCGGTCGCCGGGGAACGCCGGCGCCGCGACCGCGATCAGCTGCGCGCGCGGTTGCACGGCGAACCGCCGCCCGACGAGCCGGGCGACGGTGCGTGA
- the menE gene encoding o-succinylbenzoate--CoA ligase — protein MLDGREAALVALPPGSDALRAALRVGEDIDDDVALVVTTSGTTGTPKGALLTAAALTASARATHDRLGGPGSWLLALPPQHIAGLQVLVRSALAGSAPVELDVTDGFDVAELPGAIRRLGSGRRYASLVAAQLAKTLTDPAAAAALAELDAVLLGGGPAPQGVLDAAAAAGIAVVRTYGMSETAGGCVYDGVPLDGVLVRVADGGRIALGGATLAKGYRNPVDPDPFAEPGWFRTDDLGVLDGAGVLTVLGRADDAISTGGLTVLPQLVEAALGSHPAVGDCAVFGLADDRLGQRVVAAIVVSEGCTAPTLDALRAHVARTLDATAAPRELHVVDALPRRGIGKVDRTALARRFAGSDDQ, from the coding sequence GTGCTCGACGGCCGCGAGGCCGCACTGGTCGCCCTCCCCCCCGGCTCGGACGCGCTGCGGGCGGCCCTGCGGGTCGGGGAGGACATCGACGACGACGTGGCCCTGGTGGTGACGACGTCGGGAACCACCGGTACACCCAAGGGGGCGCTGCTCACCGCGGCCGCGCTGACGGCCAGCGCGAGGGCCACCCATGACCGCCTCGGCGGGCCGGGCAGTTGGCTGCTGGCATTGCCCCCGCAGCACATCGCCGGGCTGCAGGTGCTGGTGCGCAGCGCGCTGGCCGGGTCGGCGCCCGTCGAGCTGGACGTCACCGACGGCTTCGACGTCGCCGAATTGCCCGGTGCGATAAGGCGATTGGGCTCGGGCCGACGCTACGCCTCGCTGGTCGCCGCGCAGTTGGCCAAGACGCTGACCGACCCGGCGGCCGCGGCCGCCCTCGCCGAACTGGACGCCGTGTTGCTCGGCGGCGGGCCGGCCCCGCAGGGCGTGCTCGACGCCGCCGCGGCGGCCGGCATCGCCGTGGTCCGCACCTACGGCATGAGCGAGACCGCCGGCGGCTGCGTGTACGACGGCGTGCCCCTGGACGGCGTGCTGGTCCGGGTGGCGGACGGCGGGCGCATCGCGCTCGGCGGCGCGACCCTGGCCAAGGGCTACCGCAACCCGGTGGACCCCGACCCGTTCGCCGAGCCGGGCTGGTTCCGCACCGACGATCTCGGCGTCCTCGACGGGGCGGGCGTGCTGACCGTGCTGGGCCGCGCCGACGACGCGATCAGCACGGGTGGGTTGACCGTGCTGCCGCAGCTGGTCGAGGCCGCGCTGGGCAGCCACCCCGCCGTCGGGGACTGTGCGGTCTTCGGCCTGGCCGACGACCGGCTGGGCCAGCGGGTGGTTGCCGCGATCGTGGTGTCCGAGGGGTGCACGGCGCCCACACTGGACGCGCTGCGCGCGCACGTGGCGCGCACCCTGGACGCCACCGCCGCACCGCGCGAGCTGCACGTCGTCGATGCGTTGCCGCGACGCGGCATCGGCAAGGTCGACCGGACGGCCTTGGCGCGCCGCTTCGCCGGTTCGGACGACCAATAG
- a CDS encoding DUF7937 domain-containing protein, translating to MHQSSDDAPTGPIGGQAQQTTRIIAPAASEPAAAGSSTRRRHVLGDLTAVALLIVAIFLPWNLYFGVGIPGSSPALFAVLLAATVLSVIAVAAAGSWRSSGARFNPATAGRLRLGLNIPYALLVLAFVGFDAFETVRFGGTVNVPGGVGPGAWVGIAGCMLSAQAVAAGARSGPVPEGDEYAGWLRSARLIGYASMVLAVLSFGFNLYWRVRYALQNTGGAGAFGKQNVAVIVTAVVYGVVALIAVLIAARWLLRGTRAARLATVALGASTLVAGIVVWILPLGRDVDAFHGIAQNTSTAGVGFEGYLAWAAAAAMFTPGTLFGHRNTTGAEEGAWRVAARNGLLLIAVWGLGSMLMRFTDLFVAVSLDYPFSRYNSVVLAAFDLVTAVLAIWLRTNLGNAARSARLISSLCGLVATLSVARVVVGVVLAPRFADSPNSPAQHPVYGNNLAQQITSTFDVTLCGLALCILGAAIVTGQLRGRRLRRRRVARRPVPPAGGAPAAPRPRVPVGHAAAPSAAATTRISTGPRIFRGDDSATRQIPVQKPKIYRPPQG from the coding sequence GTGCACCAGAGCAGTGACGACGCGCCCACCGGGCCCATCGGCGGACAGGCGCAGCAAACCACTCGCATCATCGCGCCCGCGGCGAGCGAGCCGGCCGCGGCGGGGAGTTCGACGCGACGCCGGCACGTCCTCGGCGACCTGACCGCGGTCGCTCTGCTCATCGTCGCCATATTCCTGCCGTGGAATCTGTATTTCGGCGTCGGGATTCCCGGCAGCAGCCCGGCCCTCTTCGCGGTGCTGCTCGCGGCGACCGTGCTGTCCGTCATCGCCGTCGCCGCGGCCGGTTCCTGGCGGTCCTCCGGCGCGCGGTTCAACCCCGCGACGGCGGGCCGGCTCCGCCTGGGGCTCAACATCCCCTACGCGCTGCTGGTGCTGGCGTTCGTGGGATTCGACGCGTTCGAGACCGTCCGGTTCGGGGGCACGGTGAACGTGCCGGGCGGTGTGGGGCCGGGGGCGTGGGTGGGGATCGCCGGCTGCATGCTGAGCGCGCAAGCGGTGGCCGCCGGCGCCCGTTCGGGACCGGTTCCCGAGGGCGACGAGTACGCCGGCTGGCTGAGGTCGGCCCGGCTCATCGGCTACGCGTCGATGGTGTTGGCGGTGCTCAGTTTTGGCTTCAACCTGTACTGGCGGGTGCGCTACGCGCTGCAGAACACCGGCGGCGCGGGCGCGTTCGGCAAGCAGAACGTCGCGGTCATCGTGACGGCGGTGGTGTACGGGGTGGTGGCGCTGATCGCCGTGCTGATCGCCGCCAGGTGGTTGCTGCGCGGCACCAGGGCCGCTCGGCTGGCCACCGTCGCGCTCGGCGCGTCGACGCTGGTCGCCGGGATCGTGGTGTGGATCCTGCCGCTGGGCCGCGACGTCGACGCGTTCCACGGCATCGCGCAGAACACGTCGACCGCCGGGGTGGGGTTCGAGGGCTATCTGGCGTGGGCGGCGGCCGCGGCGATGTTCACACCCGGGACGCTGTTCGGTCACCGGAACACGACCGGGGCCGAGGAGGGCGCCTGGCGGGTGGCGGCCCGAAACGGCTTGCTGCTCATCGCCGTATGGGGTCTGGGCTCGATGCTGATGAGATTCACCGATCTCTTCGTCGCGGTGAGCCTGGATTACCCGTTCTCCCGGTACAACAGCGTGGTGCTGGCCGCGTTCGATCTGGTCACCGCCGTCCTTGCGATCTGGCTGCGCACCAACCTGGGCAACGCCGCCCGCTCCGCGCGACTGATCTCGTCGCTGTGCGGGTTGGTCGCCACGCTGAGCGTCGCCCGCGTCGTCGTGGGCGTGGTGCTGGCGCCGCGGTTCGCGGACTCGCCCAATTCGCCTGCGCAGCACCCGGTTTACGGCAACAATCTCGCCCAGCAGATCACCAGCACCTTCGACGTGACGCTGTGCGGGCTGGCGCTGTGCATCCTGGGGGCGGCCATCGTCACCGGGCAGCTGCGCGGCCGGCGCTTGCGCCGCCGCCGGGTGGCGCGGCGGCCCGTTCCCCCGGCGGGCGGCGCCCCCGCCGCGCCCAGGCCGCGCGTCCCGGTGGGCCACGCCGCCGCGCCGTCGGCCGCGGCGACCACCCGGATCAGCACCGGTCCGCGGATCTTCCGCGGCGACGACTCCGCGACGCGCCAGATACCCGTCCAGAAGCCCAAGATCTACCGGCCGCCGCAGGGGTAG
- a CDS encoding 1,4-dihydroxy-2-naphthoate polyprenyltransferase — MASFGQWISGARPRTLPNAVAPVVAGTGAAAWLGSAVWWKALLALAVALALTIGVNYANDYSDGIRGTDDDRAGPVRLVGSRLASPRAVLVAAVASLAAGAAAGVALALVSAPWLIAVGAVCIAGAWLYTGGAKPYGYAGLGEVAVFVFFGLVAVLGTEYTQALRVDWVGLALAVSIGALSSSVLVANNLRDIPTDERSGKITLAVRLGDARTRVLYQALLATAGVLTLVLMAATPWCAAGLVATPLALRAAGPVRSGRGGPELIPVLRDTGLAMVAWAIAVAAALALAG; from the coding sequence GTGGCCAGTTTCGGGCAGTGGATCTCGGGTGCGCGGCCACGGACGTTGCCCAACGCGGTGGCGCCGGTGGTCGCGGGCACCGGCGCGGCCGCGTGGCTGGGATCCGCGGTGTGGTGGAAGGCGCTGCTGGCGCTCGCCGTGGCGCTCGCGCTGACCATCGGGGTCAACTACGCCAACGACTACTCCGACGGCATCCGCGGCACCGACGACGACCGGGCGGGCCCGGTGCGCCTGGTCGGTTCGCGGCTGGCCAGCCCGCGGGCGGTGCTGGTGGCCGCCGTGGCGAGCCTGGCGGCCGGAGCGGCCGCCGGCGTGGCGCTCGCGCTGGTCAGCGCGCCGTGGCTGATCGCGGTGGGCGCGGTGTGTATCGCCGGCGCGTGGCTGTACACGGGCGGCGCAAAACCCTACGGCTATGCCGGTCTCGGCGAGGTCGCGGTGTTCGTGTTCTTCGGCCTGGTGGCCGTGCTGGGCACGGAGTACACCCAGGCGCTGCGGGTGGACTGGGTCGGGCTGGCGCTGGCGGTGTCGATCGGCGCGCTGTCGTCGTCGGTGCTGGTGGCCAACAACCTGCGCGACATTCCCACCGACGAGCGGTCCGGGAAGATCACCCTGGCGGTGCGGCTGGGCGACGCGCGCACCCGCGTCCTGTATCAGGCGCTGCTGGCGACCGCCGGCGTGTTGACGCTGGTGCTGATGGCGGCCACACCGTGGTGCGCGGCGGGACTGGTGGCGACGCCGCTGGCGCTGCGCGCAGCGGGCCCGGTGCGGTCGGGGCGCGGCGGCCCGGAGCTGATCCCCGTGCTGCGCGATACCGGCCTGGCGATGGTCGCCTGGGCGATCGCGGTGGCCGCCGCCCTGGCGCTGGCCGGCTGA
- a CDS encoding DUF3349 domain-containing protein: MNGFLNSIVSWLRAGYPEGVPPTDTFPVLALLARRMSNDAVKEVACELIRRGEFDDVDIGVLITQITDELPTPDDVERVRLRLAAQGWPFDDAEQAEDPA, translated from the coding sequence GTGAACGGATTTCTCAACTCGATCGTCTCGTGGCTTCGCGCGGGATACCCGGAAGGCGTCCCACCGACGGACACCTTTCCGGTGCTCGCGCTGCTGGCCCGCCGGATGTCCAACGACGCGGTCAAAGAGGTGGCCTGCGAGCTGATCCGGCGCGGCGAGTTCGACGACGTGGACATCGGGGTGCTGATCACCCAGATCACCGACGAGCTCCCGACGCCCGACGACGTCGAGCGGGTACGGCTCCGGTTGGCGGCCCAGGGCTGGCCGTTCGACGACGCGGAGCAGGCAGAGGACCCCGCATAG
- a CDS encoding glycosyltransferase family 2 protein → MPEAVTVVLPCLNEEESLPGVLAGIPAGYRALVVDNNSTDDTTGVARRHGAQVVAEPRAGYGSAVHAGVVAATTPIVAVIDADGSMNAGDLPRLVAELERGADLVIGRRRPVAGLHWPWVARVGTVVMSWRLRTRHGLPVHDIAPMRVARRDALLNLGVADRRSGYPLELLVRAAAAGWRVVELDVSYGPRTGGKSKVSGSLRGSITAILDFWKVIS, encoded by the coding sequence ATGCCCGAGGCCGTCACGGTGGTCCTGCCCTGTCTCAACGAAGAGGAGTCGCTGCCCGGCGTGCTGGCGGGCATACCCGCCGGATATCGGGCGCTGGTGGTCGACAACAACAGCACCGACGACACCACCGGGGTCGCGCGGCGGCACGGCGCCCAGGTCGTGGCCGAGCCGCGGGCCGGGTACGGCTCGGCGGTCCATGCGGGCGTGGTGGCCGCGACCACCCCGATCGTGGCGGTCATCGACGCCGACGGCTCGATGAACGCCGGCGACCTGCCGCGGCTGGTCGCCGAGCTCGAGCGGGGCGCGGATCTGGTGATCGGGCGGCGCCGGCCGGTGGCCGGACTGCATTGGCCGTGGGTCGCGCGGGTCGGGACCGTGGTGATGAGCTGGCGGCTGCGCACCCGCCACGGGCTGCCCGTGCACGACATCGCGCCGATGCGGGTGGCCCGCCGCGACGCGCTGCTGAACCTCGGCGTCGCCGACAGGCGGTCGGGTTATCCGCTGGAGCTGCTGGTGCGCGCCGCGGCCGCCGGCTGGCGCGTGGTCGAGCTCGACGTCAGCTACGGCCCGCGCACGGGCGGCAAGTCGAAGGTCAGCGGCTCGCTGCGGGGGAGCATCACCGCGATACTCGACTTCTGGAAGGTGATCTCGTGA
- a CDS encoding NAD-dependent epimerase/dehydratase family protein has protein sequence MRVLLTGAAGFIGSRVDAALRAAGHDVVGVDALLPAAHGPNPVLPQGCHRVDVRDADALAPLLDGVDLVCHQAAMVGAGVDAADAPAYGGHNDFATTVLLAQMFAAGVRRLVLASSMVVYGQGRYHCGQHGLVDPLPRRRADLDAGLFEHRCPVGGEELTWRLVDEDAPLRPRSLYAASKTAQEHYALAWSEATGGSVVALRYHNVYGPGMPRDTPYSGVAAIFRSSLEKGQPPRVFEDGGQMRDFVHVDDVAAANLAAVTSALDGFTAVNVCSGRPVSILQVAGALCGARAGALSPVITGQYRSGDVRHIVADPSRAADVLGFRAAIDPAEGLREFAFAPLR, from the coding sequence ATGAGGGTGTTGCTCACCGGGGCGGCCGGCTTCATCGGTTCGCGGGTGGACGCGGCGCTGCGGGCGGCGGGGCACGACGTGGTCGGCGTCGACGCGTTGCTGCCGGCGGCGCACGGCCCGAATCCGGTGCTGCCGCAGGGATGTCACCGTGTCGACGTCCGCGACGCGGATGCGCTGGCGCCCCTGCTGGACGGGGTGGACCTGGTCTGCCATCAGGCGGCGATGGTCGGGGCGGGCGTGGACGCCGCCGACGCCCCCGCCTACGGCGGCCACAATGACTTCGCCACCACCGTGCTGCTGGCGCAGATGTTCGCCGCCGGCGTGCGCCGCCTGGTGCTGGCGTCGTCGATGGTGGTGTACGGCCAGGGCCGCTACCACTGCGGGCAACACGGGCTCGTCGACCCGCTGCCGCGGCGGCGCGCCGACCTCGACGCCGGGCTGTTCGAACACCGCTGCCCCGTCGGCGGCGAGGAACTCACGTGGCGCCTCGTCGACGAGGACGCGCCGCTGCGGCCCCGCAGCCTGTACGCGGCCAGCAAGACCGCGCAGGAGCATTACGCGCTGGCGTGGTCGGAGGCCACGGGCGGATCGGTGGTGGCGCTGCGCTATCACAACGTCTACGGCCCGGGGATGCCGCGCGACACCCCCTACTCCGGGGTGGCCGCGATCTTCCGGTCCTCACTGGAAAAGGGTCAGCCACCAAGGGTTTTCGAGGACGGCGGGCAGATGCGCGACTTCGTCCACGTCGACGACGTGGCCGCCGCCAACCTCGCGGCCGTCACGTCGGCGCTCGACGGCTTCACCGCGGTCAACGTCTGTTCGGGGCGGCCCGTGTCGATCCTGCAGGTGGCCGGCGCGCTGTGCGGTGCGCGGGCCGGTGCACTGTCGCCGGTGATCACCGGCCAGTACCGCAGCGGCGACGTGCGCCACATCGTCGCCGACCCGTCGCGGGCGGCCGACGTGCTGGGTTTCCGCGCGGCCATCGACCCGGCCGAGGGGCTCCGCGAATTCGCGTTCGCCCCCCTTCGCTGA
- a CDS encoding S-methyl-5'-thioadenosine phosphorylase gives MLGVIGGSGFYSFFESDTRAVDVDTPYGPPSAPVTIGAVGGHEVAFLPRHGATHQFSAHTVPYRANMWALRKLGVRRIFGPCAVGSLKPENGPGAIVVPDQLVDRTSGRPDTYFDTGGIHVDFADPYCPTLRATVTGLPGVVDGGTMVVVQGPRFSTRAESQWFASAGFSLVNMTGYPEAVLARELEICYAAIALVTDLDAGVSTGQGVSAVEVFAEFEKNIGPFKELVREAIGRVAGERDCTHCLPHTGVTLPVELP, from the coding sequence ATGCTCGGAGTCATCGGCGGCAGCGGCTTCTACAGCTTCTTCGAGTCCGACACCCGCGCCGTCGACGTCGACACCCCGTACGGCCCGCCCAGCGCCCCGGTGACGATCGGCGCCGTCGGGGGGCACGAGGTCGCGTTCCTGCCCCGGCACGGGGCCACTCACCAGTTCTCGGCGCACACGGTGCCGTATCGGGCCAACATGTGGGCGTTGCGCAAGCTCGGGGTGCGCCGCATCTTCGGCCCGTGCGCCGTCGGCAGCCTCAAACCCGAGAACGGTCCCGGCGCCATCGTGGTGCCCGATCAACTGGTCGATCGCACCAGCGGCCGCCCCGACACCTACTTCGACACCGGCGGCATCCACGTCGACTTCGCCGACCCGTACTGCCCCACCCTGCGCGCCACGGTCACCGGTCTGCCCGGCGTGGTCGACGGCGGCACCATGGTGGTCGTCCAGGGGCCGCGGTTTTCCACGCGCGCGGAGAGCCAATGGTTCGCTTCGGCCGGGTTCTCACTGGTCAACATGACCGGATATCCGGAGGCGGTGCTCGCCCGGGAACTCGAAATATGTTATGCGGCAATCGCTTTGGTCACCGACCTGGACGCCGGCGTGAGCACCGGGCAGGGCGTGTCGGCGGTCGAGGTGTTCGCCGAATTCGAGAAGAACATCGGTCCGTTCAAAGAGTTGGTGCGCGAGGCCATCGGGCGCGTCGCCGGCGAGCGTGACTGCACACACTGCCTGCCGCACACCGGCGTCACGTTGCCCGTCGAGTTGCCATGA
- a CDS encoding TIGR04282 family arsenosugar biosynthesis glycosyltransferase → MSVLPVTLLVVAKAPEPGRAKTRLAATVGDVAAAEIAAAALLDTLDAVVAAPVARRVVAMTGDLDAAAGAGEIRQRLEAFSVIPQRGDDFADRLANAHHDAADGHPVVQIGMDTPQVTAELLTDCARRLREAPAVLGPADDGGWWVLGLRSPAAADCLRTVPMSQPDTGLLTYRALHDMGIAVYPAPRLADFDFAADVAAVRQACGQASRFATVTRAAGL, encoded by the coding sequence GTGAGCGTCCTGCCGGTGACGCTGCTGGTGGTCGCCAAGGCGCCGGAGCCGGGCCGGGCCAAGACGAGGCTCGCCGCGACCGTCGGAGACGTCGCCGCCGCCGAGATCGCCGCGGCCGCGCTGCTCGACACGCTGGACGCGGTGGTTGCCGCGCCGGTGGCGAGGAGGGTGGTGGCCATGACCGGCGACCTCGACGCCGCGGCCGGCGCCGGGGAGATCCGGCAACGGTTGGAGGCGTTCTCGGTCATCCCCCAGCGCGGCGACGACTTCGCCGACCGGCTCGCCAACGCCCACCACGACGCGGCGGACGGCCATCCGGTGGTGCAGATCGGGATGGATACGCCCCAGGTGACCGCCGAGCTGCTGACGGATTGCGCGCGCCGCCTGCGGGAGGCGCCGGCCGTCCTCGGGCCGGCCGACGACGGCGGCTGGTGGGTGCTTGGCCTACGGAGCCCCGCGGCGGCCGACTGCCTGCGCACCGTCCCGATGTCTCAGCCCGATACCGGATTGCTGACCTATAGGGCGTTGCACGACATGGGAATTGCGGTCTACCCGGCGCCCCGGCTGGCCGATTTCGACTTCGCCGCCGACGTGGCCGCGGTGCGCCAGGCATGCGGGCAGGCCAGCCGCTTCGCGACGGTCACCCGCGCGGCCGGCCTGTAA
- a CDS encoding MinD/ParA family ATP-binding protein yields MSDHPQTGVEAPDQPTTQLPPQAPPDSPSPAHDADESPAEDSEAPTRVFAGFRTHGRVPGPERREAAPPTLARPAGMPPWDSTPVTGIPRVDPTAYGAYYTGPTEAPPPQVPPRPEPLPHTPYPELSTGMLLRPVKPPPSEGWRRLLYELSGHLINLGESPRAARYNNLVAQVNRPLRGCYRIALISLKGGVGKTTIAATMGATFASIRGDRVVAVDANPDRGTLSQKIPLETAATVRQLLHDAGTIERYSDVRRYTSKGPSGLEVLASESDPAISEAFSADDYTRVLDILERFYGLVLTDCGPGLLHSVMSSVLEKADVLVVVSSGSIDGARSASATLDWLDAHGHEEMVRNSVAVINGVRPRTGKVDMNKVVDHFSRRCRAVQVVPFDPHLEEGAEIDLDRLKRSTREALTELAAIVAGGFPGDQRNPGVA; encoded by the coding sequence GTGTCCGACCATCCACAGACGGGCGTGGAGGCGCCCGATCAACCGACCACGCAGTTGCCTCCGCAGGCGCCGCCCGACTCGCCATCGCCCGCACACGACGCTGACGAATCGCCGGCCGAAGACAGCGAAGCGCCCACCCGTGTCTTCGCCGGATTCCGCACCCACGGGCGGGTCCCCGGTCCCGAGCGGCGCGAGGCCGCCCCACCCACCCTGGCCAGGCCCGCGGGGATGCCGCCGTGGGACTCCACCCCGGTGACCGGTATCCCGCGGGTAGACCCGACCGCCTACGGCGCCTACTACACCGGCCCGACCGAGGCGCCGCCCCCGCAGGTCCCGCCGCGGCCCGAGCCCCTGCCGCACACGCCGTACCCGGAGCTGTCCACCGGCATGCTGCTGCGGCCGGTCAAGCCGCCGCCCTCCGAGGGCTGGCGCCGGCTGCTCTACGAACTGTCCGGCCACCTGATCAACCTCGGGGAGAGCCCGCGGGCCGCCCGCTACAACAACCTGGTCGCGCAGGTGAACCGGCCGTTGCGGGGCTGCTACCGGATCGCGCTCATCTCACTCAAGGGTGGCGTCGGCAAGACGACCATCGCCGCGACCATGGGCGCCACGTTCGCCTCCATTCGCGGAGACCGGGTGGTCGCGGTCGACGCCAACCCCGACCGCGGCACACTGAGCCAGAAGATCCCGCTGGAGACGGCAGCGACGGTGCGTCAGCTGCTGCACGACGCGGGGACCATCGAGCGCTACAGCGACGTCCGCCGCTACACCTCGAAGGGACCCAGCGGGCTGGAAGTGCTGGCCTCAGAGTCCGATCCGGCCATCTCGGAGGCGTTCAGCGCCGACGACTACACCCGGGTCTTGGACATCCTGGAGCGGTTCTACGGCCTGGTGCTCACCGACTGCGGGCCGGGACTGCTGCATTCGGTGATGTCCTCGGTGCTGGAGAAGGCCGACGTGCTCGTCGTGGTCAGCTCCGGATCCATCGACGGGGCGCGCAGCGCGTCGGCGACGCTGGACTGGTTGGACGCGCACGGCCACGAGGAAATGGTCCGCAACTCGGTCGCGGTCATCAACGGGGTGCGGCCGCGGACGGGCAAGGTCGACATGAACAAGGTGGTCGACCACTTCTCCCGGCGCTGTCGCGCGGTCCAGGTGGTGCCGTTCGACCCGCACCTCGAGGAGGGCGCGGAAATCGACTTGGATCGGCTCAAGCGGTCGACCCGCGAGGCGCTCACCGAGCTGGCGGCCATCGTCGCCGGTGGATTCCCGGGCGATCAGCGCAACCCTGGAGTCGCGTAG